Proteins encoded together in one Mycobacterium simiae window:
- a CDS encoding fumarylacetoacetate hydrolase family protein produces the protein MRLGRIASPDGVSFVSIEGPLEDPSAMVAREIAEHPFGTPTFTGRSWPVADVRLLAPMLAGKVVCIGKNYADHIAEMAKFATGPAAEDPIIFLKPNTAIIGPNVPIRLPANASPVHFEGELAVVIGRPCKDVPAAQAADNILGYTIANDVSARDQQKADGQWTRAKAHDTFCPVGPWVVTDLSPLDPSDLALRTEVNGEVKQDSRTSLLIHDVGAIVEWISAVMTLLPGDLILTGTPAGVGPIEDGDTVAITIEGIGTLSNPVVRKGKS, from the coding sequence ATGCGCCTTGGTCGAATCGCCAGTCCGGACGGTGTTTCCTTTGTCAGCATTGAGGGTCCGCTGGAGGACCCCAGCGCGATGGTTGCCCGTGAAATTGCCGAACACCCCTTCGGCACCCCGACGTTCACCGGCCGCTCGTGGCCCGTCGCGGACGTTCGGCTGTTAGCGCCGATGCTGGCGGGCAAGGTCGTCTGCATCGGCAAGAACTACGCCGACCACATCGCCGAAATGGCGAAATTCGCCACCGGGCCCGCCGCGGAGGATCCGATCATCTTCCTCAAGCCCAACACCGCCATTATCGGGCCGAACGTGCCGATCCGGTTGCCGGCCAACGCATCACCCGTGCACTTCGAAGGGGAGCTGGCGGTGGTGATCGGCCGCCCATGCAAGGACGTCCCCGCCGCCCAAGCCGCCGACAACATCCTCGGCTACACCATCGCCAACGACGTGTCGGCGCGCGATCAACAAAAGGCGGACGGGCAATGGACTCGCGCCAAGGCGCACGACACTTTTTGCCCGGTCGGACCGTGGGTCGTGACCGACTTGAGCCCGCTAGACCCGTCCGACCTCGCACTGCGCACCGAGGTCAACGGCGAGGTCAAACAGGACAGCCGCACCTCGCTGCTGATTCACGACGTCGGCGCGATCGTGGAGTGGATCTCGGCGGTGATGACGTTGTTGCCCGGCGACCTCATCCTTACCGGGACACCAGCCGGAGTCGGCCCCATTGAGGACGGTGACACCGTCGCGATCACCATCGAGGGCATCGGCACGCTGTCCAATCCCGTGGTCCGAAAAGGAAAGTCGTGA